In Gemmatimonadota bacterium, the genomic window CCGGCGCTCGGGAGGACGAGGGTCGGCCAGTTGGCGGCCTCCGCCTCCACAGGTGGCGCCAGCGTGACGTGCGGTTCCGCACAACCGAGCACCGTCAGGAGCAATGTGGCGATCGTCGCCGGCACCGCGCACCGGACGCGCGGCGCATGCCGCGGCGTTCCGGTGACCCCAGCGCGTCGCCGTTTCATCGACGCACCGCGTCGCCGTGCGGGACGCCCTCGGGTCGGAAGGTGATCGTCCGCGGCGTGCCGGGGGCCGTATCACCAAAGTCGTCGCGGTACGGCCGGATCGCGAAGGGGCGCTCGCTCCCGATCGGCTCGCCCTGGTCGGCGATGGGTTCGACCGTGATCACGTGGGTCCAGCGCGAGCCGCCCGTGGCGTCCTTCTCGCGCAGGTCGAGCGGGAGGCGCAGGACGGAAGGGAACGGGAAGCCTAACGGGTTGGAGAACCAGTCGTCGCCGGGAAACTCCTCCTCCCCCGCCGTCTGGAAGTCCTCGACCCCGGAGAAGGGGCCCCACCCGGTGTCGTCGCGTGTCGTGATCGCCCCCGACGCGTCAGGGAGGAACTTGCCATACGAAAGCCAGATGGCGTCGGGCTTTCCATGGTCGCGCACCATCCACCCTTCGTAGGTCCATCCCGGCGTGAGCGGCGACAGGCGCACCCACTGGTCGTTCTGCGGCGTCTGCCGGGGGGCCATGTTGAACAGCCACACGCCGCATTCTTCAAACGACGGATAGCCGTTCATGAAGTTGTCGCTGGGGCTGAACATGGTGAACTGCCCCGGGACCTGCTTGAGCGGGAGGTTGCCCAGCGTCAGCGCGTTCTCCACCGACAGCGTCGCGCGCCCCCCCTTCCACTCGCCCTTCATCAGGCGATGTGCGGAGGGCGATCCCGCCGGGTCCTTGAGCGTCTGCACGGTCACCACGATCGACGCCGGTTCGTTCGTCGGCAGGGCGACGTCGAGCGTCCCGCTCGTCCCGCTCACGGCGAGCGTGCCGAGGGGGGTGGCGCCGCCGGCCGCGTCGAGGCTCCACGCCTCATAGCGCCCTGTGACACCGGATCGAGCGCGACCAGCCCGGTCACCGTCAGTTGCAATCCGGCTTGGGCCGAAGGACCGGTGCTCTCCGGCGAATCCCCACCGCCGCACGCCGTGAGCCCCGCGAGCATCGCCAGCACCGCCTGCCTCGCGAGCGCCGCCCCTCGACGCATCATTCGCCCCCCGACCCGCGATACTGGTCCGCCCCTCCACCTCCACCGGGGTCGGCGGGGGGCGTCGACCCCGCCCGGAATCCCTTGGTCACGATGAAGGTGACCACGACCGCGAGGGCGCTTCCCACCACCCATGCGGTGCGCTTCTTCGAGAGCGTGCGCACTCGCACGTCCGTCACGTCACGCGTCCCCAGCGTCACCCGCACCCCGCTCACCGGGAGCTCCTGCCCGCGGATGGGGGTGACCGAGGCGACGTCGAGCACGTAGCGGTCGCCCTCCATGCCCTTGAGCACCCCCGTCACGCGCAGGATGCCCGGGCCTAACGCGGCGGTGTGCGCGATGCGCCCCTCATCGGTGAGGTCGAGGGCAATCGCCACACCGGGCGCGGGCGCCGTCGCGGGCGGGACGTACGTGTAGCATGCCGTGAGCAGGTGCAACGCGGCCAGCAGTGCCCCCCCCGCGCGGAGCGAACGCGACCGGGGACGGCGCCCTGTGGCCGCGCCGTCCCGGTGGTCATGCTTGCCAGGCTCCTGGTCCATCACCGTCACATCAATGTCTGGCATGCACGTCACGATCGGGCCGGGCGGCCACGCGCCGATCGTCCGGCGCGTGGCCCTCCCTGTGCGCGATCAGGTGCCGCGCAGGTTGGGGTTGGACTGCGTCTCGTTGAGCGAGATCGGGATGCACTTGTCGCGCGTGTCGATGTAGCTGTTCTTGGCCGGCCCCGTCTCGGCGTTCCACCGGCGCCGGTCCCACCGGCGGCGCCCCTCGAGCCCCAACGTCGCGCCACGCTCCTTCTGCAGCACCGGCCACGCCTGGGCCGCCGTCGTGATCCCGGTGAGCGCCGGGAGCGGCGCCGACGTGGTGTTATGGAACGCGCGCACCTGGTTGATGAGCGTCACCGCCCCGGCCACGTCGTTGTTGCGCAACGCCGCTTCGGCACGCAGCAGCAGCATCTCGGTCCCCTTCACGATCGGGATGTCGGCGGCCAGTGTGGCGTACTTGCGCTGGCGGAAGAAGGTCGTGCGCCCATCCTGACCCACCGCCAGCGCGCCGCTGGTCGTACGCACCGTGTCCCACGGCACACGCGGGTCACGCACCGTGGCCCACTGCGTGTTGAAGACGGTGAACTCCGAGCGCGTGATCGTCTCGAACGCCAGATCGTTGTTCTCGGCCGTGGTATTGGTCGGAGAACGGCGCCACGAAGACGTAGGCCGTGGGGACGACCGAGGCATCGGTCACCGCCGCCGTCCAGTTGTTCTGCCAGGCGCGCACCGAGGCGCGACCGCCCGAGGCTACGCGCAGGAGCGAGTCCTTGATGGCGCCGGTGAGCGTGTTCGCGATGCGAATGGCCTCGGTGAACTGCGCCTCGGCCCGCTGGAAGTGCACCTTGTGGTCGCCCGACGGGCCGCCGTCGATGACCGAGTTGCACGTCAGTTCGCCTAACAAGCGATTGGAGAGCCCGGCATAGATGTTGGCGCGCGCGGCGAGCGGCGACGTGTCGTAGGCGGTGCCGAGCACCTCCTTCATGCGCACGATCCCCTGCTCCGCTACCCAGCGCGAGCGGTGCATCCCGCCCCAGTGCCCGTTGATGTCCTCGGGGCGGATGATGCCGCGGTTCCAGAGCCCCTCGCCCGGGCCGTAGCTCCCGGAGTGGTACAGGTCGTCGGACATGATCGCCGCCCCCTGCGCGACGACGTCATACGCGCGCGAGAGGTCGAACGCCATCCCGGTCACGAGCCCGGTCATGGCCGTCGGGACATTCAGGTTGTCGTCGGCGATGGGGCCGGGGTTGGAGACGTCGAAGAAGTTGCAGCCGGCGGTGGTCGCCAGGGTGGTGATTGCGACGGTCGCCGAGGCGCGTCGCACGATTCGATTCCACTGCATCGTGTGTGATCCTCGGTTGAGGTTACCAGTTGGTCCGGAAGGAAACAGAGAACGAGCGCAGCTGCGGCAGCGTGTAGTACTCGCGCCGCCCCACCTGGCTGTCGGCCTGGTCCGACGACTCGGGGTCGAGGCCGTTGTAGTCGGTGCTCAGGAAGAGGTTGCGCCCGGCGAGGCTGAGCGTGCCGCCGCGCGACCCGGGAATCCACTTGGCCGGCACGCGATACGACAGCGTCACGTAGCGCAGGCGGAAAAAGTCGATCTTCTCGATCCAGGCGTCGGCCAGGTTCTGCGTCGTGTTGTAGCCGCAGCGCGTGCGGTCGAGGCGTTGATGCCGTTCAAGGCGCTGGCATCGCCCTTGGCCGCGGCGATGATGGCGCGCTGGTTGGCGTAGCACGGACGCCAGTTGCCACGAATGGCGTTCTGGTAACCGACGTAGTTGATGTTGTAGCCCCCTTCTGGAACTCACCCAACCCGTCGATGGTGAGCTTGTCGAACAGGGTGAGCGTGGTGCCGAAGCCCATGATGTTGGTGGGCCAGGTGGGGCCGATGTACATGTTGGTGTCGGAGCGCACCGGCGCCTCGAACTTGTCCGCGTTGAGGATCTTGCGGGCGAAGAGCGAGGTGACCGGGTAGCCCACGCGCACCTCGGTGAAGCTCCCGCCCACCGCGATGAGCGGCTCGTCGCCGAGGTCGGTGGCTTCGCTCTTGAGGTGCGTGAAGTTCACGCGCCCACGCCAGTCGAAGTTGGAGCGCCGCACGAGCCCGGCGTCGAACTTGACCTCGAGCCCGGAGTTCTGGACCTCGCCGATGTTCTCGAGCTGCCGGTTGAGGAAGCCCTGGCTGGGAGGATACCGCACCTGGATGAGCGCGTCGGACGTGGTGGTGTTGAAGTACGTCATGTCGACCGAGAAGCGACCGGCGAAGGCGCTGGCCTCGAGCCCGACTTCGGCTTCGCGC contains:
- a CDS encoding RagB/SusD family nutrient uptake outer membrane protein, which encodes MRTTSGALAVGQDGRTTFFRQRKYATLAADIPIVKGTEMLLLRAEAALRNNDVAGAVTLINQVRAFHNTTSAPLPALTGITTAAQAWPVLQKERGATLGLEGRRRWDRRRWNAETGPAKNSYIDTRDKCIPISLNETQSNPNLRGT